The Edaphobacter sp. 12200R-103 genome contains a region encoding:
- a CDS encoding amidohydrolase/deacetylase family metallohydrolase, producing the protein MLRILVAALFACSLSVYAQQYDLVLRNGHVIDPKNSVDAVRDVAVRDGKIAAIEPSIPASAAKKAVDISGLYLTPGLVDIHEHVFIGLHHNAWGNGDLSVQADVMAIPNGVTTIADAGSSGWRDFAEFRHRIIDNSKTRIFAFLNIIGSGMVNADDVAEQNEHDMDVDALTKVIEQNRDIIIGIKTAHWEQPNFISVNKAIVAGNRNHLPVMVDFGWFNNKSYEEMISTLLRPGDISTHVFRMPAPLLTPDGKPAPYMLQARRRGVKFDVGHGGGSFNFALAEPMIKNGFFPDSISTDLHVGSATGVMLNMPNVMSKILALGVPLAEVIRESTTNPATEIGHPELGQIAVGSVADIAVLRVDHGHFGYADLAGGKVDGTERIVPEMTIRAGHVVFDLNARTAVPWREGHLKYATH; encoded by the coding sequence ATGCTTCGCATTCTGGTTGCTGCACTTTTTGCCTGCTCTCTCTCTGTATATGCCCAGCAGTACGATTTGGTGCTGCGCAACGGTCATGTCATTGATCCGAAAAACAGTGTGGATGCCGTGCGTGATGTAGCCGTTCGCGACGGCAAAATTGCTGCTATCGAGCCATCCATCCCCGCAAGCGCAGCAAAGAAGGCCGTCGATATCTCCGGGCTCTATCTCACCCCCGGACTGGTCGACATCCACGAGCACGTCTTCATCGGACTTCACCACAACGCCTGGGGCAACGGAGATCTCTCCGTGCAGGCTGACGTGATGGCCATCCCAAACGGCGTCACGACCATCGCCGATGCCGGTTCCTCCGGCTGGCGCGACTTCGCCGAGTTTCGCCACCGCATCATCGACAACTCCAAAACGCGCATCTTCGCCTTCCTCAACATCATCGGTTCCGGCATGGTCAATGCCGACGACGTTGCCGAGCAGAACGAGCACGACATGGATGTCGATGCTCTCACCAAAGTGATCGAGCAGAACCGCGACATCATCATTGGCATTAAGACAGCGCACTGGGAGCAGCCGAACTTTATCTCCGTCAACAAGGCCATCGTGGCAGGCAACCGCAACCATCTTCCCGTCATGGTCGACTTCGGCTGGTTCAACAACAAATCCTACGAGGAGATGATCTCAACTCTGCTGCGGCCCGGCGACATCAGCACGCACGTCTTCCGTATGCCCGCGCCGCTGCTGACGCCCGACGGCAAGCCCGCGCCCTACATGCTGCAGGCCCGCAGGCGCGGAGTTAAGTTCGATGTCGGTCACGGCGGCGGCTCCTTCAACTTCGCCCTGGCCGAACCGATGATCAAAAATGGCTTCTTCCCCGATTCCATTTCGACCGACCTCCACGTCGGCTCTGCCACGGGCGTGATGCTGAACATGCCGAATGTCATGAGCAAGATTCTTGCCCTCGGCGTCCCTCTTGCCGAGGTCATTCGCGAATCCACCACCAACCCCGCCACCGAAATCGGGCATCCTGAGCTGGGACAGATCGCCGTCGGCTCCGTAGCCGACATCGCCGTCCTCCGCGTCGATCACGGACACTTCGGCTACGCTGATCTCGCCGGAGGCAAGGTGGACGGCACTGAACGAATCGTGCCCGAGATGACCATCCGGGCAGGCCACGTCGTCTTCGACCTCAACGCGCGCACCGCCGTTCCCTGGCGCGAGGGACACCTGAAGTACGCCACCCACTGA
- a CDS encoding diacylglycerol kinase family protein, protein MRRIAMLVNPVFSPWRRRTIPRIRRIFETEGIDVRVIETPPANSGQRVLPDFSLDAVIVCGGDGTVFGLLQEIAGTGVPIGICPLGTGNILAQNLGIPRNPIVAARALLSARPLSVPLARATYGAEQQESLFAMSAGIGGHAAMMRAAYRYRKHRTGRLAYFAAGFELLATHTLDQFELEITTTAGETITRTSSEMIAVRVGALNLWRPGGGLQFPFLRLASIEGASRVRLLQASVQALALGAGHRDRKPGARAAAHYEDVLRVQARTIPGARYPRPLSVQADGEILETLTSEAPVTLEMAGIAVDFLSLSM, encoded by the coding sequence GTGCGCAGGATCGCCATGCTGGTCAATCCCGTCTTTTCGCCCTGGCGACGAAGAACGATCCCGCGCATCCGGCGCATCTTCGAGACTGAAGGTATCGACGTTCGAGTGATCGAGACACCACCGGCGAACTCCGGACAACGCGTCCTGCCAGATTTCAGTCTCGACGCAGTCATTGTCTGTGGAGGCGACGGTACTGTCTTCGGACTCCTGCAGGAGATCGCCGGAACCGGAGTCCCCATCGGCATCTGCCCCCTTGGGACCGGCAACATTCTCGCCCAGAACCTGGGCATTCCACGCAATCCTATCGTCGCGGCGCGAGCCCTGCTCAGCGCCAGGCCACTTTCCGTCCCTCTCGCCAGGGCGACCTATGGGGCCGAACAGCAGGAGTCTCTCTTCGCCATGTCTGCCGGCATCGGCGGACACGCCGCCATGATGCGCGCTGCCTATCGTTACCGCAAGCACCGCACCGGAAGACTCGCTTACTTCGCCGCCGGGTTTGAGCTGCTCGCCACGCACACTTTGGATCAGTTCGAGCTTGAGATCACCACGACGGCCGGGGAAACCATCACGCGCACCAGTTCAGAGATGATTGCCGTCCGGGTCGGTGCACTCAATCTCTGGCGCCCCGGCGGAGGCCTGCAGTTTCCTTTTCTGCGCCTTGCCAGCATTGAAGGTGCTTCCCGGGTACGCCTGCTTCAGGCATCGGTTCAGGCCTTGGCACTGGGTGCCGGACACAGAGACCGGAAGCCCGGTGCCCGGGCCGCAGCCCACTATGAGGACGTGCTCCGGGTGCAGGCTCGCACCATTCCAGGAGCGAGATATCCCCGGCCTCTTTCAGTGCAGGCAGATGGTGAAATTCTCGAGACACTGACATCCGAGGCTCCTGTCACTCTCGAGATGGCGGGGATCGCGGTCGATTTTCTCTCGCTCTCTATGTAG
- a CDS encoding glycoside hydrolase family 43 protein, with amino-acid sequence MHRSLRHALLFAAPLWIVVTGWSQASTRLKAQGWYADPEIHIFAGQYWIYPTSSSPEADHRDKSFNPLQQKLRAGHVIHPVYLLHTSLDALSSPDMVHWTKHKDVMNVKDVAWAAYAIWAPSAIELNGKYYLFFAANDIQKNDTFPGGIGVAASDAPGGPFVDALGKPLIGEFHNGAQPIDPFVFKDDDGTIYMYYGGQGHCNVARLSQDLKRVVPMRDGTMYREITPEHYVEGPYVIKRRGVYYFMWSEGSWENATYGVAYAKSTSPTGPFVRVGKILETDPAIANGPGHHSVLQIPGTDDWYIVYHRHPLETTGANQRVLAIDRMNFDAQGNIVPIKMTADGPGPRPVPKMK; translated from the coding sequence GTGCACCGATCTTTGCGTCACGCTCTTCTCTTTGCCGCCCCTCTTTGGATTGTTGTGACCGGATGGTCGCAAGCCTCGACGAGGCTTAAGGCACAGGGCTGGTACGCCGATCCTGAGATTCACATCTTTGCCGGGCAGTATTGGATCTATCCGACGTCATCGAGCCCTGAAGCGGACCACCGCGACAAGAGCTTTAACCCGCTGCAGCAGAAGTTGCGCGCCGGTCACGTGATCCACCCGGTCTATCTGCTGCACACCTCGCTCGATGCCCTCTCATCGCCGGACATGGTGCACTGGACGAAGCACAAGGATGTGATGAACGTGAAGGATGTTGCGTGGGCAGCCTATGCGATCTGGGCGCCTTCCGCGATCGAACTGAACGGCAAGTACTATCTCTTCTTCGCGGCCAATGACATTCAGAAGAACGACACATTTCCCGGAGGAATCGGTGTGGCGGCCAGCGATGCTCCCGGCGGCCCGTTTGTGGATGCGCTGGGCAAGCCGCTGATTGGAGAGTTCCATAACGGAGCGCAGCCGATCGATCCGTTCGTCTTCAAGGACGATGATGGAACGATCTACATGTATTACGGGGGCCAGGGCCACTGCAATGTGGCGCGGTTATCGCAAGACCTGAAGCGCGTTGTGCCGATGCGGGATGGCACGATGTATCGCGAGATTACGCCGGAGCACTATGTTGAAGGACCGTACGTCATCAAGCGCAGGGGCGTGTACTACTTCATGTGGTCGGAGGGAAGCTGGGAGAACGCTACCTACGGAGTCGCTTACGCAAAGAGCACAAGCCCCACGGGGCCGTTCGTGCGCGTGGGGAAGATTCTCGAGACCGATCCCGCCATTGCGAATGGGCCGGGGCACCACTCCGTGCTGCAGATTCCGGGAACGGATGACTGGTACATCGTCTATCATCGTCATCCGCTGGAAACGACGGGAGCCAACCAGCGTGTGCTGGCAATTGACCGGATGAACTTCGATGCGCAGGGCAACATTGTGCCGATTAAGATGACGGCCGATGGGCCGGGACCACGGCCTGTGCCGAAGATGAAGTAG
- a CDS encoding acyltransferase: MNPRPEYLRTKPHYEILDGLRGVAAMMVVMFHTFEAHAGGSVFRQIINHGYLAVDFFFLLSGFVVAYAYDDRWGKMTQWEFYKRRLIRLQPMVIMGNIIGALLFYYQSCPMFHLVSATPVWKVVVVMLVGFTVIPLLPSMDIRGWQEMHPLGGPAWSLFFEYVANLLYALGLRKVSNKVLSVLVLLSAGLLVHLLLWGPRGDVIGGWTISAEQLHIGFARLLFPFLAGMLLMRLGKRIHVRGAFAWCSLILIVIFSIPRIGGPQHLWMNGLYEAFAIIVAFPVVVAMGAGDRVVAGAEEKICRFMGDISYPLYITHYPLIYVYTAWVTRQKVPLAYSAPAGVLLFFCALGIAYACLKLYDEPLRKWLSTRYLGKPGAGVKKIPVETAR, encoded by the coding sequence ATGAATCCGAGACCCGAATACCTGCGGACGAAACCGCATTACGAGATCCTGGACGGCCTGCGTGGTGTGGCCGCGATGATGGTGGTAATGTTTCACACCTTTGAGGCGCATGCCGGCGGAAGCGTCTTCCGGCAGATCATCAATCATGGCTATCTTGCAGTGGACTTCTTCTTCCTGCTGTCGGGCTTTGTCGTGGCGTACGCCTATGACGATCGCTGGGGAAAGATGACACAGTGGGAGTTTTACAAGCGTCGCCTGATCCGGCTACAGCCAATGGTCATCATGGGAAACATCATCGGGGCGTTGCTCTTCTACTATCAGAGCTGTCCGATGTTCCATCTGGTAAGCGCGACACCGGTGTGGAAGGTTGTGGTGGTCATGCTGGTGGGCTTCACCGTGATTCCGCTGCTGCCCTCGATGGACATACGAGGATGGCAGGAGATGCATCCGCTGGGTGGTCCGGCCTGGTCACTGTTCTTCGAGTACGTTGCAAATCTTCTATATGCGCTGGGACTCAGGAAGGTCTCCAACAAAGTGCTGTCAGTTCTGGTCTTGTTGTCGGCGGGACTTCTGGTGCATTTGCTCCTATGGGGTCCCAGAGGCGATGTTATCGGCGGATGGACGATCAGCGCCGAGCAACTGCACATCGGGTTTGCGCGCCTGTTGTTTCCCTTTCTTGCGGGCATGCTGCTGATGCGGCTCGGCAAGCGGATTCACGTTCGCGGCGCCTTCGCCTGGTGCAGCCTGATCCTGATCGTGATCTTCTCGATCCCAAGGATTGGAGGACCGCAACATCTTTGGATGAATGGTCTTTACGAGGCATTTGCGATCATCGTGGCTTTCCCGGTGGTGGTGGCGATGGGCGCGGGAGATCGCGTCGTGGCAGGTGCTGAGGAGAAGATATGCCGGTTCATGGGAGACATCTCGTACCCGCTGTATATCACGCACTATCCCCTGATCTACGTGTACACCGCATGGGTGACGCGCCAGAAGGTCCCACTGGCCTATAGCGCGCCTGCTGGAGTGTTGCTGTTTTTCTGCGCCCTGGGGATCGCATATGCGTGTCTGAAGCTGTATGACGAGCCGCTGCGGAAGTGGCTCAGTACCCGTTATCTGGGAAAGCCCGGTGCCGGAGTGAAGAAGATCCCAGTTGAAACTGCCAGGTAA
- a CDS encoding PP2C family protein-serine/threonine phosphatase: MSPMNDVDVDSPAFRKAVLESECRRIYGVTAFLLVFAAAVVFRVVVFSSHMSLWGAAILAVLVVYELWTLAAVRRALSSRDTLPSSTSMFNIVLEIIVPAVGVACLSSPRLGEHRAIGTPWVLAFFPLIMLSVLRLNPLVSRVAGVVAALSYLLAAYVVGWRFSLHNLREYTVIQTAVLFYAAVLLAAGWLAAMVSKEITRHVRAALHEAETIQQLRQVEHDLEIARSIQQSLLPKIPPTIRGLEISGWNLPADATGGDYFDWKRMRDGRLVVTLADVTGHGIGPALLASVCRAYARSSFDTHANLVKALEHVNQFFGEDLTGGNRFATFVAAVCSQDGSSVELLSAGHGPLFVYSSVRDSFDELTAQAIPLGLLPELNSSEPVLLHLDPGDMVVLATDGFFEWENVAGEEFGVARLTQAVRDARGLPPEEIIAELYSAVKAFVNGTRQMDDLTAVVIKRVDEGNRATLMA, translated from the coding sequence ATGAGTCCGATGAATGATGTGGATGTGGACTCGCCGGCCTTTCGCAAGGCTGTGCTGGAGAGCGAATGCCGGCGAATCTATGGCGTGACGGCATTTCTGCTCGTGTTTGCTGCAGCGGTTGTCTTTCGTGTTGTCGTCTTTTCCTCGCACATGAGCTTGTGGGGAGCGGCGATTCTGGCGGTGCTGGTGGTCTACGAGCTATGGACGCTGGCCGCGGTAAGACGCGCTCTGTCCAGCAGAGATACTTTGCCATCGTCGACATCGATGTTCAATATTGTGCTGGAAATTATTGTGCCGGCTGTCGGGGTTGCCTGCCTTTCCAGCCCGCGCCTGGGAGAACACCGGGCCATTGGCACGCCGTGGGTGCTCGCATTCTTCCCTCTGATTATGCTTTCCGTTTTAAGGCTGAACCCGCTTGTTTCACGGGTAGCAGGTGTGGTGGCCGCTTTGAGCTATCTGCTGGCAGCCTACGTGGTCGGCTGGCGTTTCAGTCTGCACAACCTGCGCGAATATACAGTGATACAGACGGCCGTTCTGTTTTATGCGGCTGTTCTGCTGGCTGCCGGCTGGCTGGCCGCAATGGTGAGTAAGGAGATTACCCGGCATGTGAGAGCCGCCCTGCACGAGGCAGAGACCATACAACAGTTGAGACAGGTCGAACACGACCTCGAGATCGCGAGGTCCATTCAACAGTCGCTCCTGCCGAAGATCCCGCCAACGATTCGGGGCCTGGAGATCAGCGGGTGGAATCTTCCTGCCGATGCGACGGGAGGCGATTACTTCGACTGGAAGAGGATGCGGGACGGGCGGCTGGTGGTCACGCTGGCCGATGTGACCGGACACGGCATCGGTCCGGCACTGCTGGCGTCTGTGTGCCGCGCCTATGCACGTTCGAGCTTCGATACGCATGCCAACCTGGTAAAGGCGCTTGAGCATGTAAACCAGTTCTTTGGCGAGGACCTGACCGGCGGTAACCGGTTTGCGACGTTTGTGGCAGCGGTGTGTTCACAAGACGGAAGCAGCGTGGAACTGCTCTCTGCAGGGCATGGCCCGCTGTTCGTATATTCCTCGGTTCGGGACAGCTTCGATGAGCTGACGGCACAGGCTATTCCACTGGGGCTTCTTCCTGAGCTGAATTCGTCGGAGCCAGTCCTGCTGCATCTCGATCCGGGAGACATGGTGGTGCTGGCGACGGATGGCTTCTTCGAGTGGGAGAACGTCGCTGGCGAAGAGTTTGGAGTCGCAAGACTGACGCAGGCGGTTCGGGATGCCCGTGGACTTCCGCCGGAAGAGATCATCGCGGAGCTTTACAGCGCGGTGAAGGCTTTTGTGAACGGGACGAGGCAGATGGACGATCTGACTGCGGTTGTGATCAAACGAGTGGATGAGGGGAACAGGGCCACGCTGATGGCCTAA
- a CDS encoding NAD(P)-dependent alcohol dehydrogenase: MKAARMHGYKQPLVLEEVPIPEIAADEALVRVKAAGMCRTDLQLIDGYFEKYAQMQFPLTPGHEIAGEIDRIGSLVPKSSGLSEGDQVVVVGGWGDGTCRHCQSGDTQICEHGRWPGFGPYGGYSEYVPVPVKYLIKVNGGGSLKPEELAPLTDAGLTPYRGIKKLRDAGALGPDRVVAVFGIGGLGTYAVQYARLLSGGATVVAFARNDEKLAIAKDYGADQAINITGKSVEDIRKELNRVAGRGQLDAVIDCAGAEDMIKLGFSLLAPGAHYSSVGLVGDRIDIPLFPFVAREYTYHGSFWGNYNDLSEVMALAEQGKIRHTLKVGQLDDVNEYIELLRGGNVVGRAVLTF, translated from the coding sequence ATGAAAGCAGCACGTATGCATGGTTACAAACAACCTCTGGTCCTTGAAGAGGTTCCGATTCCAGAGATCGCTGCCGACGAGGCGCTCGTCAGAGTGAAAGCCGCGGGAATGTGCCGTACTGATCTGCAGTTGATCGATGGCTACTTTGAGAAGTATGCGCAGATGCAGTTTCCTTTGACACCCGGCCATGAGATCGCTGGCGAGATCGACAGGATCGGAAGCCTTGTCCCGAAGTCCTCCGGTCTATCGGAAGGCGATCAGGTCGTCGTTGTGGGCGGCTGGGGAGACGGCACCTGCCGCCATTGCCAAAGCGGTGATACCCAGATCTGCGAGCACGGCCGCTGGCCCGGATTTGGCCCTTACGGCGGTTACAGCGAATACGTCCCCGTTCCGGTCAAATATCTCATCAAGGTCAACGGCGGCGGCAGCCTCAAGCCTGAGGAGCTCGCACCACTTACCGACGCCGGACTTACACCTTATCGCGGGATCAAGAAGCTGCGCGATGCTGGCGCTCTCGGCCCTGACCGCGTCGTCGCCGTCTTCGGCATCGGCGGCCTGGGAACGTATGCCGTGCAATATGCCCGGCTGCTCTCGGGCGGAGCCACCGTTGTCGCATTCGCACGCAACGATGAAAAGCTCGCAATCGCCAAAGACTATGGCGCTGACCAAGCAATCAATATCACCGGCAAATCAGTCGAGGATATTCGCAAGGAACTGAACAGGGTCGCCGGACGGGGCCAGCTCGATGCGGTGATCGACTGTGCCGGGGCCGAGGACATGATCAAACTGGGTTTTAGCCTTCTGGCTCCCGGAGCGCATTACTCCTCCGTCGGCCTGGTCGGCGACAGGATTGACATTCCGCTGTTTCCCTTTGTCGCACGCGAGTACACCTATCACGGCTCTTTCTGGGGCAACTACAACGACCTCAGCGAGGTGATGGCATTGGCGGAGCAGGGAAAAATACGCCACACCCTGAAAGTCGGCCAGTTAGATGATGTCAATGAATACATCGAGCTGCTTCGCGGCGGTAATGTCGTCGGCCGCGCTGTCCTTACATTCTGA
- a CDS encoding rhodanese-related sulfurtransferase, whose translation MTYTIAAFYRFVRVSEPADLKDQMLSLFRESDLLGTMLIAPEGINGTMAGSAATIDRLLDTLSAYIGLDRSEVKFSTSEESPFQRLKFKVKSEIITFRNVSIDPTKPGQYVEPRQWDALISDPEVLVLDTRNTYETEIGTFNGAVTPPLDTFSDFVTYVRENLDAEKHRKVAMFCTGGIRCEKASAFMLQEGFEEVYHLRGGILRYLEQMPKEESKWRGGCYVFDERISVDHDTFEAER comes from the coding sequence GTGACTTACACCATCGCAGCCTTCTATCGCTTTGTCCGCGTCTCCGAACCGGCGGACCTCAAAGACCAGATGCTCTCCCTCTTCCGCGAGAGCGATCTGCTCGGCACCATGTTGATCGCCCCGGAGGGCATCAACGGAACCATGGCGGGCTCGGCTGCAACGATCGATCGTCTCCTCGATACACTTTCTGCTTACATCGGCCTCGACCGCTCCGAGGTCAAGTTCTCCACGTCTGAGGAGTCACCCTTCCAACGGCTGAAGTTCAAGGTCAAGTCCGAGATCATCACCTTCCGGAACGTCAGCATCGATCCCACGAAACCCGGGCAGTACGTCGAGCCGAGGCAGTGGGATGCCTTGATCTCTGATCCGGAGGTCCTGGTCCTCGACACACGCAATACCTACGAGACCGAGATCGGCACCTTTAACGGAGCCGTCACCCCACCGCTCGATACGTTCTCCGACTTCGTCACCTACGTCCGCGAAAACCTCGATGCCGAAAAGCATCGCAAGGTCGCCATGTTCTGTACCGGCGGAATCCGCTGCGAGAAGGCATCAGCCTTCATGCTGCAGGAGGGTTTTGAAGAGGTCTACCACCTCAGGGGCGGGATCCTGCGGTACCTTGAACAGATGCCGAAAGAGGAAAGCAAGTGGCGCGGCGGCTGCTACGTCTTCGACGAAAGGATTTCCGTCGATCACGATACCTTCGAAGCAGAGCGCTGA
- the coaE gene encoding dephospho-CoA kinase (Dephospho-CoA kinase (CoaE) performs the final step in coenzyme A biosynthesis.) — translation MLRVGLTGSLGSGKSTVARLFAIRGAHILEADAIGREMMQPGQPVYDAIVQHFGDGVLLADGQLDRPALARISFEQGRVEELNSIVHPAVIARQAELAEEIFNRDPNAVVIVESALIFETRYSETNPAEPNVAAATPWKARFDCILLVTAPEEVKIERYLQRISGGTPLSSKRRAQLSADARSRLAQQIPDEQKIPLCDFVIHNDGYFEALQEQVDELWPLLKFASKNIHRHGRPASQP, via the coding sequence ATGTTGCGCGTCGGTCTTACTGGCAGCCTGGGCAGCGGCAAATCGACCGTTGCCCGCCTCTTCGCAATACGCGGAGCCCACATCCTGGAGGCAGACGCCATCGGCCGCGAGATGATGCAGCCCGGCCAGCCCGTCTACGACGCCATCGTGCAGCACTTCGGAGATGGCGTTCTGCTGGCTGATGGACAGCTTGATCGCCCCGCGCTTGCACGAATCTCCTTCGAGCAGGGCCGCGTGGAAGAGCTCAACTCCATCGTTCATCCCGCCGTCATCGCCCGCCAGGCAGAGCTTGCGGAAGAGATCTTCAATCGCGACCCCAACGCCGTGGTCATCGTCGAATCCGCCCTCATCTTTGAAACCAGATATAGCGAAACGAATCCCGCCGAACCGAACGTCGCTGCGGCGACTCCATGGAAAGCACGCTTCGATTGCATCCTACTGGTGACCGCACCGGAAGAGGTGAAGATCGAGCGCTACCTGCAGAGGATCTCGGGCGGGACGCCGCTCTCTTCCAAACGCCGCGCACAGCTCTCCGCCGATGCCCGCAGCCGCCTCGCCCAACAAATCCCGGACGAACAGAAGATCCCGCTCTGCGACTTTGTCATCCACAACGACGGGTATTTTGAGGCGCTTCAAGAGCAGGTCGATGAGCTTTGGCCTCTGCTTAAGTTTGCCTCAAAGAACATTCACCGACATGGAAGACCGGCATCGCAACCATAG
- a CDS encoding bifunctional 5,10-methylenetetrahydrofolate dehydrogenase/5,10-methenyltetrahydrofolate cyclohydrolase — translation MNELPYVLDGVAIAAEIKAEVAREVTDLTARGVRPGLAVILVGEVPASQIYVRSKVKTCGELGIYSEMLTPPESITTEEMLQLVAQLNVRDDIDGILIQLPLPKHVDTKRLLEAVSPDKDVDGFHPVNAGRLQAGQPGLTPCTPAGIIEILRRSGLPIAGQNAVVVGRSDIVGKPAAMMLLNESATVTICHSKTKDLPSVTRNADILVAAIGRPGYITPEMVRHGATLIDVGINRLTDAADVQRFFPGDAERAATFAKRGSVIVGDIDPAAFAISGAYTPVPGGVGALTIAMLMHNTVKAAKLRRGISTGKH, via the coding sequence ATGAACGAACTTCCTTATGTCCTGGATGGCGTTGCCATCGCCGCTGAGATTAAGGCTGAAGTTGCCCGCGAGGTCACCGATCTTACGGCGCGTGGTGTCCGGCCCGGACTAGCTGTCATCCTTGTCGGCGAAGTTCCCGCCTCGCAGATTTACGTGCGCAGCAAGGTGAAGACCTGCGGTGAACTCGGCATTTACAGCGAGATGCTAACGCCTCCCGAGAGCATCACCACCGAGGAGATGCTGCAGCTGGTCGCGCAACTCAACGTCCGCGACGACATCGACGGAATCCTGATTCAGCTTCCGCTGCCGAAGCACGTCGATACGAAGAGGCTGCTCGAGGCAGTCTCTCCCGACAAGGACGTCGACGGGTTCCACCCGGTCAATGCCGGACGCCTGCAGGCGGGACAACCCGGCCTGACTCCATGCACGCCTGCCGGCATCATCGAGATCCTTCGCCGCAGCGGCCTTCCTATCGCAGGCCAGAATGCAGTCGTCGTCGGACGCTCCGACATCGTCGGCAAACCTGCCGCCATGATGCTTCTCAATGAGTCAGCCACCGTCACCATCTGCCACAGCAAGACGAAGGATCTTCCCTCCGTCACTCGCAACGCCGACATCCTCGTAGCAGCCATCGGCCGCCCCGGCTACATCACTCCCGAGATGGTCCGGCATGGCGCAACCCTGATCGACGTAGGCATCAACCGCCTTACCGATGCAGCGGACGTGCAGCGCTTCTTCCCCGGCGATGCCGAGCGCGCCGCGACATTCGCCAAGCGCGGCTCCGTCATTGTCGGCGATATCGATCCGGCTGCATTTGCCATCTCTGGCGCCTACACGCCCGTTCCCGGCGGTGTAGGAGCCCTGACCATCGCCATGCTGATGCACAACACCGTGAAGGCGGCGAAGCTGCGCCGCGGCATCTCCACGGGGAAGCACTAA